Sequence from the Ostrea edulis chromosome 8, xbOstEdul1.1, whole genome shotgun sequence genome:
CGACATGAAGATGTATtcacgacgttttatctatttaccatattcattttcattcatatgttgatttgatatatcccagtgaattcgaaataaaagaagaCAGAGTCTCTAAACATCTGCTTctcatttgaatattttattgaacatagatgctGACAGTAAACTAAggactcaactttatgacaagcgggattacttcagcttctccatcgtcaacttccccaCATTTTCGTTATCACTTGCGATTGGTGTTTacgtctctcaactgattagaAACGCGAGAGCATGTTGtacatataatcaatttttaaatcgatttaaaaattgattatatgtacaacatgatgttacagggttttaAACAGTCTCATTtggagtcagcatttcgcaaattctatggtcgttataatgatcatattttcaaatacaatctgtcatgatgtcgaatgctgtctgacgagtATCATACCAATTCTTTACTTACTAAATTTGACAACGGATTACCACTTTTATCTTATCaagcgggtgtgaccggctaacaggggatgcttcctctTCATAGgcaccgatcaacaggggatgcttacttttgctaggcacctctggtgtgtccaaggatTTGTGTTCGCCCTAATCTAAAttgtgtattctttgtgggattTATCCCattgagcactgttcgttatcttcactttttcataccTACAGTATAAATTGCATGTTTcatttatctatatataaaaaatatgatgattttaaaatcgtccgatagttagcacacgtgcatgtgATTGCAAGTAAATTTGACCACAGAAAAGAGTAAGGAATACTAGGATACATCTACAACATAACtttcaatatgaaaaacaacaaaggGATGCTCCTTCAAAGAACTACACCTTCAAACGACTATGCCAGTGCGCAGTTTGAATTTTTGCTGCACTAACTTGTAGATATGTTTATTATCACCtttgctgtgaatatcatcccATTCATAAGAGAGTTTTAGCATTATCTAATCAAAATGAAACAAGGTACATGCGCGTGTAGGAGGTTGGTGATTTTGATCATGCCAATCAATTAAGAACCTACCTATAATATAAAtctcaaacgatttcattgaaaaaacaaaatgttaaacTGAGTACAAATATAATCATTTTAgtgtaacaaaaaaatcaatgtatgtacatgcacataAGTGTGTTCCGACAAAACGGCATTATTTCTGCACATCTGCAattcctaaaaaggtttcatcttaaCACCATGAACAATTTCTTAGAACACTCCCTGACAAGAAAGTGCTggagaaaaataagaaaaacagaGTAAAATCAACATGTCCCCAAACTTAGTTTGGGAAACACAATTACATAAGGTCGTTGAAAACAGCGAATGTTGGTGATGGCCAAGTCATTAACagtaaattctttaaaataagaaaaaaataggttttgatttttaaaaaaaatgccataCGTTGATATCTGAACATAGTCTTTTGAATTCTAGGTTAGAATTAGAACtgggaattaaaaaaaatatgcattgaTGATAGTGTATCTGCAACTTTCTGTAGTACTAACGTTGGTAATACTACAGACATACTCACTTTGGTCCTCTTAGTTCTTCGACAAGAAAATTAAAAGCTTGGTTGTACATTGCTCGAGAAtttatcactcatatggagacgtcactattgccggtgaagggctgctaaATTTAGCCTATGCTCgttgcttacggcctttgagcatggatcgagggatttttatcgcgccacacctgctgtagTTTTTGCGGTCTGATACGAAGTAACATCCCATTCAGTCGCAAttggtactgaggacctattctaacccgggtcaaAGGAACACAAATTGTCATAAACAcgaatatataaaatcaaaaggAACATAAATTATTGTCAAAAGAAAGCAAATGAAACACGAATTATTGTCATATGAATCAAAAGAACACGAATTAGAATGGAATCCGAAAAGGAACACAAATACGTCATGAATTTtaaattctatacatgtattcaggCATTTTAGACCTCATCAATACTCATGACTTTGACTGATTCTGAAGAATAGATGAACTAACGAACTCACATATACTATTAGAtgcaatatcttcgtggtctttggtgatcaggtctcccaacagtctgttggattccccatgggcacgaattgtgctcctttgttagctgacctgtttttatactcctatgaagcagaatttattcaaaaacttctacgtgagaagaaaaaatgtcttgctgtggccttcaattcgatatttagctatatcgacgatgtattatctattaacaataataattttcattcacatgtagattcgatatatcccagtgaactcgaaataaaatacaccacagagtcgtccacttctgcttcatacttagatattttattagtcccctaccgacgaagtttGCGCTCCCGTCGATCTGTCCGTCAgttcagttttccgcacttttttctcttttcttgcaaatatttatttgatatttggtacattgctttgccataacaagttacagattaaGTTCGAATTTCCTCTCGGTCCGTtgacttttcatgaaattattgcccttggacttagaaaaatagcatgaattattagtttacatccaagtttctgaTTTCTGTAGATAAGATATACTACACTCGTTAAAACATTTAGGATAGTAAATAaacaatgtagctaaattattcatggtTACCTATATTTCACAGTTcgttgacttggttaaagacttaaacctaattataaatttataatttttcctggtctagtctctattcaaatagtagttgatttccaaccattcctatcccggttccccaattttccctttttaccataacctacataatgaacttatGAATATTCCTGTgatacagtaatttttgcaaccggtaggggactatgtattgccagcCATGcaactctcagaatgcttgttgaaagtagatattaacggcaaactaataactcctaattatgacaaacgggatgacttcagcttctccatcgtcaactttccatatctatgtagcaatattccattatatggtgtttatacctctcaactcattcgatacgcaagagcttcttctgctTATGGTAAGATTTTAAATCGAAagaggctactgataaacaagttgatggtgcaggggttccaacagtcacgtttaaagtcagcatttcgcaaattctatggtcgttataacgatctagtttaccaatacaacttatcattgtgtgaaatgctgtctgacatatttcataccgattgttaggccgttcttatcacactgattttgactgcggataactccgtttacctgatcaagatatagggctcacggcgggtgtgaccggtcgacaggggatgtttactcctagacacctgatctcacctctggtatacccagtggtccgtgtttgccatactctctattttgtattgcttataggagttatgagattgatcactgttcgttatattcacctttgaTGCACCAATTACAACAAATGCAAAAGGCTGTTAAAATACACACTGTAGCGCATGTCCTCCTGGTGGTAATATAAGTTACAGCAATATTCTCTAGCTCAGATACCGATTTATTCTCGAAATCATGCAACAAATTATGTAATCTTTTTATGCTTAATTTGCAATACTGatattggttttaatttttctatTAATTTCATCAACAACAGGATCACGTTGCTTTCAGTTTTGGGACTGTTTGGATTTGTAAGTCAAATGACTGCTGCACAAAAGACTGGTAAGAggcatatatctttattgttCATTTGTACAATTGAATCCCCAAAATAGAAAACAAGATATGTATTGAATGGAATGtaaaaaatggaatttaaatatttcagaCATCCAAACTACACGATGTCCCCATCCGATGGATATTATTTTTGTGCTGGACGGCTCTGATAGCGTTACATATAAAAACTTTGATAAAGTAAAAAAGTTTACGACAGATATAATCGACCAATTCACTCTTGGTGAATACCACGTTCGTGTTGGGGTCATTGAATTCTCTACATTCATTGGCACAGTCATCGAATTGGGACGATTTAGAGATGTGACGTTACTCAAGTTTCTTATACGCAATATCACAATGTCAAATGACGGAACTGGAACCCATAAAGCGTTAAAACGCATGCGTGAAATGTTTCAAGAACGTGGCAGACCGGATCAGCCGCATATTGGAGTTGTGATCACCGACGGTCTTTCTGTGAGTCCATACTTAACAAAAGAGGAAGCTATGTTTCTCCACCAGGGCGGCGTTGTAACTTTTGCTGTGGGTGTGGAGGGAGACAAGACATTTCAGGCGGAATTAGAGTATATTGCCAGCAGCGAAGATAAAGTATTTCCTGTTTCAGATTTTGATGATCTGCCTTTAAATCTGTCCTCCTCACTCTGTTCCAGTAAGTACACATGTAATTTAATTTGTATAATTAATCTGATGTGCCAGTAGGAGCTATGATTTCCGTATTGCGTGTTACCAGGCCgccagggttagggttagacCGGTATACTTTCGTCCgcgttttttttttgttttttttttgtttttttttttggttacgGTTTTCCGAACAAATCATTCAACTGTTTTGGTTGCTTGTCTCTATAAAGTTTATCGGGGAATTGTTGAAACTGATACGTTCATTTTGAATTGTGTCTCGCTCGCTGGTAATCGCATTGAAGATTTCAGTCATGCCTCGCTACATGCGTGTGAAAGTTTTTAGTTCAGTAAATCCACTTTAACACTTAACGGTACAACATTGTATAATTGTGTCCCTCCTTTCTGTATAAGCTTTGGTATATCAGGGTGTGCCTTGGtttgcattatataattttGTCCCTCCTTTCTGTATAAGCTTTGGTATATCAGGGTGTGCCTTGGTTTACATTGTAGAATTTTGTCCCTCCTTTCTGTATAAGCTTTGCTATGCTTCAGGGGGTCCTTGAGTTTACATTGTAGAATTTTGTCCCTCCTTTCTGTATAAGCTTTGCTATGTCCGggttttatattctttatggaTGATGTTggttactgttcgttattttcacttttacaTTACTTTTacggtactgactaaaacctggtctcggtcccggtcttcggtctcggtcccgtgactaaaacccggtcttcggtcccagatttttttattcgataaaaacagaatacatcAGAATATTTCAGCCCCAATTTCTCGctaatttagatatgacatatcatgcctgcattctgatagttgattgataatattattttcttctttcgtaaaataatatgtgaaaactccgggaccggtgtgaccgagaagtaaaaacagtgctaaaagccggtcccggtctcgatattttttatttttcctaaATAGCCGTTTGAATCtacttttttattaaaaaaagataagagtgttatattcaatgacattcctttgtatgcacatgtatgtttctgatttattgtatgtttgtgttttattcaattttcctttttatgtcaaaatcgaACACAACTACGTGACTTTTTTTCCTCCCAAATGAACGCgttacattacatttttataaaaagataaggatgtacacgagaaataatatatatgtacttatcctggtgtatttgtttgtaatttactgttgGATGTAGTTTTTACGAAATTAAttcaattctctctctctctctctctctctctctctctctctctctctctctctctcatttacgagtgtatcgtgagaatcgcattaatttgttgaa
This genomic interval carries:
- the LOC125662906 gene encoding collagen alpha-4(VI) chain-like → MECKKWNLNISDIQTTRCPHPMDIIFVLDGSDSVTYKNFDKVKKFTTDIIDQFTLGEYHVRVGVIEFSTFIGTVIELGRFRDVTLLKFLIRNITMSNDGTGTHKALKRMREMFQERGRPDQPHIGVVITDGLSVSPYLTKEEAMFLHQGGVVTFAVGVEGDKTFQAELEYIASSEDKVFPVSDFDDLPLNLSSSLCSSKYTCNLICIINLMCQ